The following proteins are encoded in a genomic region of Caldisalinibacter kiritimatiensis:
- a CDS encoding carbamoyl phosphate synthase small subunit: MKGYLILENGMVFNGKAFGYIKESVGEVVFNTGMTGYQEVITDPSYYGQIVTMTYPLIGNYGINLEDMESTTPKVRGFIVKEKADYPNNWRCEMKLDAYLKQNKVVGLEGIDTRALTKVIRNHGTMRGIISLKELTKSEVQQKLQSFNNTYAVKKVTTDKVYTIEGTGKHVAVLDFGIKQNIIRSLKKRNCKITIFPAYTSYEEILKVNPDLIFLSNGPGDPKDLKEIIDTIKNLIEKKPIAGICLGHQLLALSLGGNTEKLKFGHRGCNHPVKDLNSNRVYITSQNHGYVVKDLPEEMIKTHINLNDSTIEGMRHKTLPIYSVQFHPEASPGPMDTGYIFDEFLDLD; the protein is encoded by the coding sequence ATGAAAGGATACTTGATATTAGAAAATGGTATGGTTTTTAACGGAAAAGCATTTGGATATATAAAAGAGAGTGTTGGAGAAGTAGTTTTTAATACAGGAATGACAGGTTATCAAGAAGTGATTACAGACCCATCATATTATGGACAGATTGTGACTATGACATATCCCCTTATTGGGAATTACGGGATAAATTTAGAGGATATGGAATCAACTACACCAAAGGTTAGAGGTTTCATAGTTAAAGAAAAGGCTGATTATCCAAATAATTGGAGATGTGAAATGAAGCTAGATGCATACTTAAAACAAAATAAAGTTGTAGGTCTTGAAGGTATAGATACGAGAGCATTGACAAAAGTGATTAGGAACCACGGAACTATGAGAGGAATTATTTCACTAAAGGAGTTAACTAAATCAGAGGTACAACAAAAGCTACAAAGCTTTAATAATACTTACGCAGTAAAAAAAGTAACTACTGATAAAGTTTATACAATCGAAGGAACAGGAAAACATGTAGCCGTTCTAGATTTTGGTATCAAACAAAATATAATACGCTCTCTAAAGAAAAGAAATTGTAAGATAACAATATTTCCTGCTTATACAAGCTATGAAGAAATACTTAAAGTTAACCCAGATTTGATATTTTTATCAAATGGGCCTGGTGACCCGAAGGATTTAAAAGAAATAATAGATACTATAAAGAATTTAATAGAGAAAAAGCCTATAGCAGGTATTTGCCTTGGACATCAATTATTAGCTTTAAGTTTAGGTGGAAATACAGAAAAATTGAAGTTTGGACATAGAGGTTGTAATCACCCAGTAAAGGATTTAAATAGCAATAGAGTTTATATCACTTCTCAAAATCATGGTTACGTAGTAAAGGATTTACCTGAGGAAATGATAAAGACCCATATTAACTTAAATGATAGTACTATAGAGGGAATGAGACATAAGACTTTACCTATATATAGTGTACAGTTCCATCCAGAGGCATCACCAGGACCTATGGATACAGGCTATATTTTCGATGAATTTTTGGATTTGGATTAA
- the carB gene encoding carbamoyl-phosphate synthase large subunit, whose product MPKNNDIKKVLVIGSGPIIIGQAAEFDYSGTQACQALKEEGVEVVLINSNPATIMTDKEIADKVYIEPLTVEFVEKVIEKERPDSLLAGMGGQTGLNLAVELSDKGILDKYDVKVIGTSIESIKKGEDRESFRVLMEEINQPTIESKIVTDLEIGIDFAEKIGYPVVVRPAYTLGGTGGGIAENEDELKEILSQGLSLSRVGQVLLEKSIKGWKEIEYEVMRDSYGNCITVCNMENIDPVGVHTGDSIVVAPSQTLSDKEYQMLRTAAVDIINAIGIEGGCNVQFALDPDSFNYVVIEVNPRVSRSSALASKATGYPIAKVAAKIALGYGLDEIKNAVTQKTYACFEPSLDYVVVKIPKWPFDKFRQAKRYLGTKMMATGEIMAIGNNFEAAFLKGIRSLEIGKYSLVHEEAAKRSLKELKERVMVPDDERIFDLAEMLRRDYSIQKVSEITGIDRFFISKIKWIVDQEEKLRNSKVEDLNKEWLYLLKKKGFSDKGIADLLRVSPMYIYEKRKMWGIESVYKMVDTCAGEFEAMTPYYYSTYDEFDEVEVNDKKKIMVIGSGPIRIGQGIEFDYCSVHSVLALKKLGIETIIVNNNPETVSTDFDIADKLYFEPLTEEDVLNIIEKERPDGVILQFGGQTAIKLANFLKEMDIPVLGTKPDKIDAAEDRKKFDELLERLNIKRPKGKAIWSIEEGLNEAKRLGYPILVRPSYVLGGMGMEITYNKEELTQYLKEALKRDSKNPVLIDKYLLGKEIEVDAICDGEDILIPGIMEHLERAGVHSGDSITIYPSQNISENTKKKILEYTKKIALGLDVIAMVNIQFIEYEKELYIIEVNPRSSRTVPYISKVSGVPIVELATRVMLGEKLKKLQYGIGLYKESDLIAVKVPVFSTQKLPQVEVSLGPEMRSTGEVLGVGTTLEQALYKGLIAAGMNLDKKNKTILVTLNNHDKERFIPTAKELEKLGYKFMATEGTAKLLRSQGIEVTETKKIREGVPNILDIIRSGMIDFVINTPTKGNDSKRDGFVIRRIAVETSIDVFTSLDTVEALVDILKDKITNGELDVYEIK is encoded by the coding sequence ATGCCGAAGAATAATGATATAAAGAAAGTGTTAGTAATAGGTTCAGGTCCAATTATAATAGGACAGGCTGCAGAATTTGATTACTCAGGAACACAGGCTTGTCAAGCTTTAAAAGAAGAAGGGGTAGAAGTAGTTCTTATAAACAGTAACCCAGCTACTATAATGACTGATAAAGAGATTGCAGACAAAGTATATATAGAGCCTTTAACAGTGGAATTTGTAGAGAAAGTGATTGAAAAGGAAAGACCTGATAGTCTACTAGCTGGAATGGGAGGTCAAACTGGATTAAATCTTGCTGTTGAATTATCAGATAAGGGTATATTAGACAAATACGATGTAAAGGTAATAGGAACATCAATAGAATCAATAAAAAAAGGTGAAGATAGGGAATCCTTTAGAGTATTAATGGAAGAGATAAATCAGCCAACTATAGAAAGTAAAATTGTAACTGACCTTGAAATAGGTATAGACTTTGCCGAAAAAATCGGATATCCAGTAGTAGTAAGACCTGCATACACATTAGGAGGAACTGGGGGAGGTATCGCTGAAAATGAAGATGAACTTAAAGAGATATTAAGTCAAGGTTTAAGTTTAAGTCGGGTGGGTCAAGTATTATTAGAAAAAAGTATTAAAGGATGGAAAGAGATAGAGTACGAAGTAATGAGGGATAGTTATGGTAACTGTATTACCGTATGTAATATGGAGAATATCGACCCGGTTGGAGTTCATACAGGAGATAGTATAGTAGTAGCTCCAAGCCAAACCCTATCAGACAAAGAATATCAAATGCTAAGAACTGCTGCAGTAGATATAATAAATGCAATAGGTATAGAAGGTGGATGTAATGTACAATTTGCCCTTGACCCAGATAGCTTTAACTATGTAGTTATAGAAGTTAATCCAAGGGTGAGTCGTTCCTCAGCACTGGCTTCTAAGGCTACAGGTTATCCTATAGCAAAGGTGGCTGCAAAGATAGCACTAGGCTACGGACTTGATGAAATAAAAAATGCAGTTACACAGAAAACTTATGCTTGCTTTGAACCTTCATTAGATTATGTGGTTGTTAAGATACCTAAGTGGCCCTTTGATAAGTTTCGCCAAGCAAAGCGATATTTAGGTACTAAAATGATGGCAACCGGTGAAATTATGGCTATAGGTAATAACTTTGAAGCTGCTTTTCTGAAAGGGATACGCTCGTTAGAAATAGGTAAATATTCTTTAGTACATGAAGAAGCAGCTAAAAGGAGCTTAAAGGAGTTAAAGGAAAGGGTAATGGTTCCAGATGATGAGAGAATATTTGATTTAGCAGAGATGTTAAGAAGAGATTACAGTATTCAAAAGGTATCAGAGATAACAGGGATAGATAGATTCTTTATAAGTAAAATAAAATGGATTGTAGACCAAGAAGAAAAATTAAGAAATTCAAAGGTAGAGGACTTGAATAAAGAATGGTTGTATTTATTAAAGAAAAAGGGATTTTCAGATAAAGGTATAGCAGATTTATTAAGAGTTAGTCCAATGTATATATACGAAAAGAGAAAAATGTGGGGGATCGAATCAGTATACAAAATGGTAGATACCTGTGCAGGAGAATTTGAAGCAATGACACCATACTATTATTCAACATATGATGAATTTGACGAAGTAGAGGTAAACGATAAAAAGAAAATCATGGTTATAGGCTCTGGACCTATTCGAATAGGACAGGGGATAGAATTTGATTATTGTTCAGTTCACAGTGTATTGGCCCTTAAAAAATTGGGAATAGAAACTATAATAGTAAACAATAATCCTGAAACAGTAAGTACAGACTTTGACATAGCAGATAAATTATATTTCGAACCATTAACAGAGGAAGATGTGTTAAATATTATTGAGAAGGAAAGACCAGATGGAGTTATATTACAATTTGGAGGACAAACAGCTATAAAATTAGCTAATTTCTTAAAAGAGATGGATATACCTGTACTTGGTACAAAACCTGATAAAATTGATGCGGCAGAGGATAGAAAGAAATTTGATGAGCTTCTAGAGAGATTAAATATAAAAAGACCAAAAGGAAAGGCCATTTGGAGTATAGAGGAAGGTCTTAATGAAGCTAAAAGATTAGGATATCCAATATTAGTAAGACCTTCATACGTTTTAGGTGGAATGGGTATGGAAATTACCTATAATAAAGAGGAATTAACACAATATTTAAAGGAAGCCCTTAAAAGAGATTCAAAAAATCCAGTTCTTATCGATAAGTACCTATTAGGTAAAGAAATAGAAGTAGATGCGATATGTGATGGTGAAGATATACTAATACCAGGTATTATGGAGCATTTAGAAAGGGCTGGGGTACATTCAGGAGATAGTATAACTATATATCCTAGTCAAAATATTAGTGAAAATACGAAGAAAAAGATACTAGAATATACTAAAAAAATAGCACTAGGATTAGATGTTATAGCAATGGTTAATATTCAATTTATAGAATATGAGAAAGAGTTATATATTATAGAGGTAAATCCACGTTCTAGTCGTACAGTACCTTATATAAGTAAAGTAAGTGGTGTTCCTATTGTAGAGCTGGCAACTAGAGTAATGCTAGGTGAAAAGTTAAAAAAGCTACAATATGGAATAGGTCTATATAAAGAATCTGATTTAATCGCTGTAAAGGTCCCAGTATTCTCAACTCAAAAGCTACCACAGGTAGAAGTAAGTTTAGGACCAGAAATGAGGTCTACAGGGGAAGTATTAGGTGTAGGTACTACATTAGAACAGGCTCTTTATAAAGGATTGATAGCTGCAGGTATGAATTTAGATAAAAAGAACAAAACAATACTAGTTACCCTTAATAACCATGATAAAGAAAGGTTTATACCTACAGCCAAGGAATTAGAGAAGTTAGGGTATAAATTTATGGCTACTGAAGGAACTGCAAAATTACTGAGAAGTCAAGGGATAGAGGTTACTGAAACAAAGAAGATAAGAGAGGGAGTTCCTAACATATTAGATATAATCAGAAGTGGAATGATTGATTTTGTGATAAATACTCCTACTAAGGGGAATGATTCTAAAAGGGATGGGTTTGTTATTAGAAGAATAGCAGTAGAAACTTCTATAGATGTGTTTACTTCATTGGATACAGTGGAGGCATTAGTAGATATATTAAAGGATAAGATTACAAATGGGGAACTAGATGTGTACGAAATAAAGTAA
- a CDS encoding SOS response-associated peptidase, translating to MCGRYYLNLEIDDIMKRYGIFDLDIDFSPKNEIFPSQESIVVIGQNTKEIKLLKWGFAPSFTKRLIINARSETVDKKPTFRDSFIRRRCIIPANGFFEWENNENKSIKRRIRLKDNSIFSIAGIYNTFKDKNGEYFEAFTILTTEANKDISRIHNRIPVIIHKDKEDMWLDHDIKDLRLLKELMKSYKGELVVE from the coding sequence ATGTGTGGTAGATATTATCTAAACTTAGAAATTGACGACATAATGAAAAGATATGGGATATTTGATTTAGATATAGATTTTTCACCTAAAAATGAAATATTTCCATCTCAAGAGTCAATAGTTGTCATTGGACAAAATACTAAAGAAATAAAATTATTGAAGTGGGGGTTTGCTCCTTCATTTACAAAGAGATTGATTATAAACGCTAGGAGTGAAACAGTTGATAAAAAGCCAACCTTTAGAGATTCCTTTATAAGAAGAAGGTGTATAATACCAGCTAATGGATTTTTTGAGTGGGAGAACAATGAAAATAAGAGCATAAAACGAAGAATAAGACTTAAAGATAATTCAATTTTTTCAATAGCAGGTATATATAACACTTTTAAAGATAAAAATGGGGAATACTTTGAGGCTTTTACTATTTTAACAACAGAAGCAAATAAGGATATAAGTAGAATTCATAATAGAATACCTGTAATTATACATAAGGATAAAGAGGATATGTGGTTAGATCACGATATTAAAGATTTAAGGTTATTAAAAGAGTTAATGAAATCTTATAAAGGGGAATTAGTTGTGGAATAA
- a CDS encoding calcium-transporting P-type ATPase, PMR1-type: MAHTKWYKKSIDEVVNELNVDLNKGLSNEEVKNRKEKYGANELREGERISPLRRFLNQFKDFMVIILIIAAIVSGALGEISDTIIIFIVVLLNATLGFIQENRAEESLRALKSMSTPQAKVLRNGNIIEVKSPEIVPGDIVILEAGDFIPADGRIIESANLMIEESALTGESVPVSKNTDIPEGDEVPIGDRKNMVFSTGLVTHGRGKFIVTDTGMNTEIGKIAEMLESQEDLKTPLQEKLEGLGKWLGIIALGICAIIFAIGTFQGRPVFDMFMLAVSLAVAAIPEGLPAIVTIVLSLGVQRMIKKNAIIRKLPAVETLGTASVICSDKTGTLTQNKMTVTKVYTYNDLNDINQFDINQFDKNLAVQVGLLCNDSSIQEDDGEKRTIGDPTEIALVVLAYEKGMLKKEQESELPRVEEIPFESDRKLMSTIHKTDDKYRVFTKGAIDVLLDRCNKVLIGEEIKDITEEIKKDIKKANENMAADALRVLGLAFKDISNIPEKVTSDTIENDLVFVGMVGMIDPPREEVKAAVDKCKRAGIKPVMITGDYKVTAMAIAKELGILQKESEAVEGRAIENMSDDELYENVTKYSVYARVSPEHKVRIVKAWQRHGKIVAMTGDGVNDAPALKRANIGCAMGITGTDVSKEASDMILTDDNFATIVAAVEEGRTIYDNIKKSIHFLLSCNIGEIIALLIAILLNLPAPLLPIHILWVNLVTDSFPALALGVDPAEPDIMNRKPRDPKVGIFAGGLGLQIVLEGAIVGLVTLLAFYIGRYVNLETGITMAFVTLSFAQLVHSLNVRSINKSIFKLGLFSNKYQIAGIFTSVLLTIGVVFIPFIREVFKLSLIDGAHWLYAILLSFVPLVVVEIAKLIKTQVKGS, from the coding sequence ATGGCACATACAAAATGGTATAAAAAGAGTATAGATGAGGTAGTTAATGAGTTAAATGTTGACTTAAATAAGGGATTATCAAATGAAGAAGTAAAAAATAGAAAAGAAAAATATGGTGCTAACGAATTGAGAGAAGGAGAAAGAATATCTCCTTTAAGAAGATTTTTAAATCAATTCAAGGATTTTATGGTGATTATACTTATTATAGCAGCTATTGTATCAGGAGCTTTAGGAGAAATAAGTGACACAATTATAATATTTATTGTAGTTTTATTAAATGCGACATTAGGGTTTATACAGGAAAATAGAGCAGAAGAGTCTTTAAGAGCATTAAAGAGTATGTCCACACCTCAAGCAAAGGTATTGCGTAATGGAAATATAATAGAGGTTAAATCTCCAGAGATTGTACCAGGGGACATAGTTATATTAGAAGCTGGGGATTTTATTCCAGCAGACGGTAGAATTATTGAAAGTGCAAACTTAATGATAGAAGAGTCAGCGCTGACAGGAGAGTCTGTACCTGTAAGTAAAAATACAGATATACCAGAGGGTGATGAAGTACCTATTGGTGATAGAAAAAATATGGTATTTTCAACAGGACTAGTTACCCATGGAAGGGGTAAATTCATTGTAACCGATACAGGTATGAATACAGAGATAGGTAAAATAGCAGAAATGCTTGAATCTCAAGAAGACTTGAAAACGCCTCTACAAGAAAAGCTAGAGGGATTAGGAAAATGGTTAGGTATTATAGCATTAGGTATATGTGCGATCATATTTGCAATAGGTACATTTCAAGGAAGACCAGTATTCGATATGTTTATGCTTGCAGTATCGTTAGCAGTTGCAGCTATTCCTGAAGGATTACCTGCTATTGTAACTATAGTTCTTTCTCTAGGCGTACAAAGAATGATAAAGAAAAATGCTATAATAAGGAAGCTTCCAGCTGTGGAGACTTTAGGAACAGCTTCAGTTATATGCTCTGATAAAACTGGAACGCTTACACAGAATAAAATGACAGTAACTAAAGTATATACTTATAATGATTTAAATGATATAAATCAATTCGACATAAACCAATTTGATAAGAATTTAGCTGTACAAGTAGGTTTATTATGTAATGATTCATCTATACAGGAAGATGATGGAGAAAAGAGAACTATAGGTGACCCAACAGAGATAGCCCTTGTAGTATTGGCATATGAAAAAGGAATGCTTAAAAAGGAGCAGGAATCTGAATTACCAAGGGTAGAAGAAATTCCATTTGAGTCAGATAGAAAATTAATGTCTACTATACATAAAACAGATGACAAGTATAGAGTATTTACTAAAGGTGCAATTGATGTTTTACTAGACAGATGTAACAAGGTACTTATAGGTGAGGAAATTAAAGATATAACTGAAGAAATAAAGAAAGATATTAAGAAAGCAAATGAAAATATGGCTGCTGATGCATTAAGGGTTCTAGGTTTAGCATTTAAAGATATATCCAATATACCAGAGAAAGTAACAAGTGATACAATAGAAAATGATTTAGTTTTTGTTGGTATGGTAGGCATGATAGACCCTCCAAGGGAAGAAGTAAAGGCAGCAGTAGATAAATGTAAAAGAGCAGGAATTAAGCCTGTTATGATAACTGGTGATTATAAGGTTACAGCTATGGCTATAGCTAAAGAACTAGGTATATTACAAAAAGAGAGCGAAGCAGTAGAAGGTAGAGCTATAGAAAACATGTCAGATGATGAGCTTTATGAAAATGTTACTAAATATTCAGTTTATGCTAGAGTATCACCTGAGCATAAGGTTAGGATAGTAAAAGCATGGCAAAGACATGGCAAAATAGTGGCAATGACAGGGGACGGAGTAAATGATGCTCCAGCTCTTAAGAGAGCTAATATAGGATGTGCAATGGGAATAACAGGTACTGATGTATCTAAGGAAGCTTCAGATATGATACTTACAGATGATAACTTTGCAACTATTGTTGCTGCAGTAGAAGAAGGTAGAACTATATATGATAATATAAAGAAGTCTATACATTTCCTATTATCATGTAATATCGGTGAGATAATAGCTTTATTAATAGCAATATTATTAAATTTACCAGCTCCATTACTTCCTATCCATATACTATGGGTAAACCTTGTAACAGATAGTTTTCCAGCATTAGCTTTAGGAGTTGACCCTGCAGAACCAGATATTATGAATAGAAAACCAAGGGACCCTAAAGTAGGCATATTTGCAGGTGGGCTAGGGTTACAAATAGTACTTGAAGGTGCTATTGTGGGGTTAGTAACACTGCTGGCTTTTTATATAGGAAGATATGTAAACTTAGAAACAGGAATAACAATGGCATTTGTAACATTATCCTTTGCTCAGTTAGTCCATAGTTTAAACGTTAGATCTATTAATAAATCAATATTTAAATTAGGATTATTTTCTAATAAGTATCAAATAGCAGGTATATTTACATCAGTTTTACTTACTATTGGTGTAGTGTTTATACCTTTTATTAGAGAAGTTTTCAAATTATCATTAATTGATGGAGCACATTGGTTATATGCTATTCTATTATCATTTGTACCATTAGTGGTTGTTGAGATAGCTAAGCTTATAAAAACACAAGTAAAGGGGAGTTAA
- a CDS encoding DUF2383 domain-containing protein, with amino-acid sequence MGEKEKILDSLNNLLQGEYMAIEGYNIFINHIDDPRLKNEFQNIQQDHRRHAALLAERIQNYDDMPREKTGFKGAMADTMLKMDLSVRDDAPHILRKAYEGEGKGIKMAEEVVRGDLDSESRELVGEILSEDRKHLDRMRKLMEEY; translated from the coding sequence ATGGGTGAAAAAGAAAAAATTCTAGATTCTCTTAATAATTTACTTCAAGGAGAATATATGGCAATAGAAGGGTACAACATTTTTATAAACCATATAGATGACCCAAGGTTAAAAAATGAATTTCAAAATATTCAACAAGATCACAGAAGACACGCAGCATTACTAGCAGAGCGAATTCAAAATTATGATGACATGCCAAGGGAGAAAACAGGATTTAAAGGAGCTATGGCAGATACTATGCTAAAAATGGATCTTTCTGTTCGTGATGATGCACCTCACATTCTAAGGAAAGCCTATGAAGGAGAAGGTAAAGGTATAAAAATGGCAGAGGAAGTAGTCAGAGGAGATTTAGATTCTGAGTCCCGAGAGCTAGTAGGAGAGATTTTATCTGAAGACCGTAAACATTTAGATAGAATGAGAAAATTAATGGAAGAATATTAA
- a CDS encoding lytic transglycosylase domain-containing protein has translation MDVILKFKIFIIFVLIAALIIVSILFYIIVDMHMISKETSKLASDNINLIDYNYNSITETINNIKNINKYINDPLLPNKISQVNKLKKYIDINNKEDLEKVSEIVNSTPLDLITSSIIVSYCNKLDIPLSLMLALIEHESNFKQYEVGKNFDRGYCQLIPETEKWLAQNYGYILDLKYDKNNIYNPEYNIGLGAIYLYILKNAYGDNYHKILSEYNRGVYNLKKYYDKHGTYVTSYSRSILTKERRYQHINE, from the coding sequence ATGGATGTAATTTTAAAATTCAAAATATTTATAATTTTTGTTTTAATCGCTGCGTTAATTATTGTATCTATACTTTTTTATATTATAGTGGACATGCATATGATTAGTAAGGAAACTTCTAAACTAGCTAGTGATAACATTAACTTAATAGATTATAATTATAATTCAATAACTGAAACTATAAATAATATAAAAAATATAAACAAATATATAAATGACCCATTATTGCCTAATAAAATTTCCCAAGTAAATAAATTAAAAAAGTATATTGATATTAATAATAAAGAAGATTTAGAAAAAGTATCAGAAATAGTAAATTCCACTCCTTTAGATTTAATAACTTCAAGTATAATTGTAAGCTATTGCAATAAACTAGACATTCCCCTCTCTCTTATGTTAGCTCTTATTGAGCATGAAAGCAATTTCAAACAATATGAAGTAGGTAAAAACTTCGATAGAGGTTACTGTCAATTAATACCCGAAACAGAAAAGTGGTTAGCTCAAAACTATGGTTATATATTAGATTTAAAATATGACAAAAACAATATATATAATCCAGAATATAATATAGGATTAGGTGCAATATACCTTTATATCCTGAAAAACGCTTACGGTGATAACTATCATAAAATACTCTCCGAATACAATAGGGGAGTTTACAATTTAAAAAAATATTATGATAAACACGGTACATATGTAACTTCATATTCCCGGTCAATATTAACAAAAGAAAGAAGGTATCAGCACATAAACGAATAA
- the tig gene encoding trigger factor — MKSQVISKENTKVTLEIEVDVEKFEEAVQKSYLKNRKRFNIPGFRKGKAPRKIIESRYGKGIFYEDAINIVLPEAYDKAIEENELEPIDRPSIDIKELEDNKPVVFTVEVTVKPEVKLGDYKGIEVEKVEYNVTEEDVEEEIKRMQERNARLVEVQDRAVKEGDILTIDYKGFADGEQFEGGTAENQTLEIGSGRFIPGFEDQLVGKNKGDEVEVNVTFPEDYHAEDLAGKEAKFEVKIHEIKEKELPELDDEFAKDVSEFDTLDELKEDLKKRLEEQAENREKVENENNVIEKVLENTEVEVPEVLVDREIDYQVRDFEQRLLMQGLKLDQYLEMTNTKLEDVKEQIRPNAEKAAKTDLVLEAISEAENIEATDEDLDKELERMAEQYNQDADKFKENMRKGDLEYLKVGIIKRKTVEFLVENAKLV; from the coding sequence ATGAAATCACAAGTTATAAGCAAAGAAAATACTAAAGTTACTTTAGAAATTGAGGTAGATGTAGAAAAATTTGAAGAGGCTGTACAAAAGTCATATCTAAAAAACAGAAAGAGATTTAATATACCAGGATTCAGAAAAGGAAAAGCTCCAAGAAAGATTATTGAGTCTAGATATGGTAAAGGTATATTTTATGAAGATGCAATCAATATAGTATTACCTGAAGCATATGATAAAGCAATTGAAGAAAATGAACTTGAGCCAATTGACAGACCTTCTATTGATATCAAAGAATTAGAAGATAATAAACCAGTAGTATTTACAGTTGAGGTTACTGTTAAGCCAGAAGTTAAATTAGGAGACTATAAAGGAATAGAAGTTGAAAAAGTAGAGTATAATGTTACTGAGGAAGATGTAGAAGAAGAGATTAAAAGAATGCAAGAAAGAAATGCTAGATTAGTTGAAGTACAAGATAGAGCAGTAAAAGAAGGAGACATTTTAACTATAGACTATAAAGGATTTGCTGATGGAGAACAATTTGAAGGAGGAACTGCTGAGAACCAAACTTTAGAAATAGGTTCAGGAAGATTTATCCCTGGATTTGAAGACCAGTTAGTAGGGAAAAATAAAGGTGACGAAGTAGAAGTTAATGTTACATTCCCTGAAGATTATCATGCTGAAGATTTAGCAGGAAAAGAAGCTAAATTTGAAGTAAAAATCCATGAAATAAAAGAAAAAGAATTACCAGAATTAGATGATGAATTTGCTAAAGATGTTAGTGAATTTGACACATTAGATGAATTAAAAGAGGACTTAAAGAAAAGACTAGAAGAACAAGCTGAAAACAGAGAAAAAGTAGAAAATGAAAATAATGTAATTGAAAAAGTATTAGAAAATACAGAAGTTGAAGTACCAGAAGTATTAGTAGACAGAGAAATTGATTATCAAGTAAGAGATTTTGAACAAAGATTATTAATGCAAGGTTTAAAATTAGACCAATATCTAGAAATGACAAACACTAAGTTAGAAGATGTAAAAGAGCAAATAAGACCAAATGCAGAAAAAGCTGCAAAAACTGATTTAGTATTAGAAGCTATAAGTGAAGCGGAAAATATTGAAGCAACAGATGAAGATTTAGATAAGGAATTAGAGAGAATGGCAGAACAGTACAATCAAGATGCAGATAAGTTCAAAGAAAATATGAGAAAAGGTGATTTAGAATATCTAAAAGTGGGTATAATCAAAAGAAAGACTGTAGAGTTCTTAGTAGAGAATGCTAAGCTTGTGTAG
- the clpP gene encoding ATP-dependent Clp endopeptidase proteolytic subunit ClpP — MALVPVVVEQTNRGERSYDIYSRLLKERIIFISDEINDATASLVVAQLLFLEADDPDKDIQLYINSPGGSITSGFAIYDTMQYIKPDVSTICIGMAASMGAFLLAAGAKGKRYALPNAEVMIHQPLGGTRGQAEDIKIHAERIIKMREQINKILSERTGQPYDKVSRDTDRDFFMTSQEAKEYGIIDEVITFRK; from the coding sequence ATGGCTTTAGTACCGGTAGTTGTTGAACAAACTAATAGAGGAGAAAGGTCATACGATATTTATTCTAGACTCTTAAAAGAGAGAATAATATTTATCAGTGACGAGATAAACGATGCTACTGCAAGTTTAGTAGTTGCGCAACTACTATTTTTAGAAGCAGATGATCCAGATAAGGATATACAATTGTATATAAACAGTCCTGGTGGTTCAATTACTTCAGGATTTGCAATATATGATACTATGCAATATATAAAGCCAGATGTATCAACTATTTGTATAGGTATGGCTGCCAGCATGGGAGCATTCTTACTTGCTGCAGGAGCTAAAGGTAAAAGATATGCATTACCAAATGCAGAAGTAATGATTCATCAGCCTTTAGGTGGAACAAGAGGGCAAGCAGAAGATATAAAAATCCATGCTGAAAGAATTATTAAAATGAGAGAACAAATAAACAAGATATTAAGTGAAAGAACTGGTCAGCCATATGATAAGGTATCAAGAGACACAGACAGAGACTTTTTCATGACATCGCAGGAAGCAAAAGAATATGGTATAATAGACGAAGTAATTACTTTTAGGAAATAA